One genomic segment of Aliarcobacter cibarius includes these proteins:
- a CDS encoding FliM/FliN family flagellar motor switch protein, with protein MEISERDYDLLVDTEIVVDVMLGSTNISIGEFIKLTEGDIVSLHKPGGSGGEIYVNSRIIGTGDIIVMDDKLAVRVQDAMDSDNVVRYFFEEHMI; from the coding sequence ATGGAAATTAGTGAAAGAGATTATGATTTACTTGTAGATACCGAAATAGTTGTAGATGTTATGCTAGGAAGTACAAATATAAGTATTGGAGAATTTATTAAGCTAACAGAAGGTGATATAGTTTCACTACATAAGCCAGGTGGTTCAGGTGGTGAGATTTATGTTAATTCAAGAATTATTGGAACTGGTGACATTATAGTAATGGATGACAAATTAGCAGTTAGAGTTCAAGATGCTATGGATTCAGATAATGTTGTTCGATATTTCTTTGAAGAACATATGATTTAA
- the fliF gene encoding flagellar basal-body MS-ring/collar protein FliF codes for MDQLLKFVNNLNTAQRAVIIGGVSLLFIVLVGFLVYSNIKAEDKKLNYTIASNLTKSQVMLASEELEAAGIQFSVIGTGNNLTLKTSKEFVNIAKIKLVTSEAATSKHVGWEIFEKSSLGTTNFENKVKYLRALEGELSRSLEALNGVLKASVKIAIPKDTIFTEKKGLTTASAILSIKPGIFLTQKQIDGIKNFIASAVPDLKQENIQLIDQDGSLLELSNEDENNQKSITQTKYKDTLEEDYSKKIVALLEPFVGVGRVVAKVTLSLDFIKKDIEEEIYNPEGTIRSQQVIENNSSAQGMPNNSGGVAGVDNNIQEPANANGGSNIASNTEGTNTVTNYEISRKFVSQKDYNYTNIKRITAAVTFDSSVLKDIPNKDEFIASLESIVQNTIGYDQARGDQVTVKDFKFIGVKPLEQVEQVIDENGNVVVKDSESVDTLSQIKAFLQEFGDYIQYLIAAILLFIFYKKFIASNEIVVLGDGVTNSKGKGSKKQSGNDDGLIDDMLSNLEQEFEISSAQGRLKSKVKSQILNNIDGLDEESAAKYEVFIEELDKEINNNPAEVARMIELLLTEGNNNFRKR; via the coding sequence ATGGATCAACTTTTAAAGTTTGTAAATAATTTAAATACAGCTCAAAGAGCAGTAATAATTGGAGGAGTCTCTTTATTATTTATAGTATTAGTTGGTTTCTTAGTATATTCAAATATTAAAGCTGAGGATAAAAAGCTAAATTATACAATAGCTTCTAATCTTACAAAATCTCAAGTTATGTTGGCAAGTGAAGAACTTGAAGCAGCAGGGATACAATTTTCTGTTATAGGAACAGGAAATAATTTAACTCTTAAAACTTCAAAAGAATTTGTAAATATTGCAAAAATAAAATTAGTTACAAGTGAAGCAGCAACAAGTAAACATGTAGGCTGGGAAATCTTTGAAAAATCATCATTGGGAACTACTAATTTTGAAAATAAAGTAAAATATTTAAGAGCTTTAGAAGGCGAACTTAGTCGTTCATTAGAAGCTTTAAATGGTGTATTAAAAGCAAGTGTTAAGATAGCCATACCAAAAGATACTATATTTACAGAAAAAAAAGGTTTAACTACAGCTTCTGCTATTTTATCAATTAAACCAGGTATTTTTTTAACACAAAAACAAATAGATGGTATTAAAAATTTTATAGCATCAGCAGTTCCTGATTTAAAGCAAGAAAATATTCAGTTAATAGATCAAGATGGAAGTTTACTTGAACTTTCTAATGAAGATGAAAATAACCAAAAATCAATAACTCAAACAAAATATAAAGATACATTAGAAGAGGATTACTCTAAAAAAATAGTAGCATTACTTGAACCATTTGTAGGTGTTGGAAGAGTTGTTGCTAAAGTTACTTTATCTTTAGATTTTATTAAAAAAGATATTGAAGAAGAGATTTATAATCCAGAGGGAACTATAAGATCTCAACAAGTAATAGAGAATAATAGTTCAGCACAAGGAATGCCAAATAATTCAGGTGGAGTAGCTGGAGTTGATAATAATATTCAAGAACCAGCAAATGCAAATGGTGGTTCAAATATTGCTTCAAATACAGAAGGTACAAATACTGTAACGAACTATGAGATATCTAGAAAATTTGTATCTCAAAAAGATTACAATTATACAAATATAAAAAGAATTACTGCTGCTGTTACATTTGATTCTAGTGTTTTAAAAGATATCCCAAATAAAGATGAATTTATAGCTTCTCTTGAATCAATAGTTCAAAATACAATTGGATACGATCAAGCTAGAGGAGATCAAGTTACTGTTAAAGATTTCAAATTTATTGGAGTTAAACCTTTAGAACAAGTTGAACAAGTAATTGATGAAAATGGTAATGTTGTTGTTAAAGACAGTGAATCTGTTGATACTTTAAGTCAAATAAAAGCATTTTTGCAAGAGTTTGGAGATTATATTCAATATCTAATAGCAGCAATATTGCTATTTATATTCTACAAAAAATTTATAGCTTCAAATGAAATAGTTGTTTTGGGAGATGGAGTTACAAATTCTAAAGGAAAAGGTTCTAAAAAGCAATCAGGTAATGATGATGGACTTATTGATGATATGCTTTCAAATTTAGAACAGGAATTTGAAATAAGTAGTGCTCAAGGTAGACTTAAATCAAAAGTAAAAAGTCAAATATTAAATAATATTGATGGTCTTGATGAAGAATCTGCAGCTAAGTATGAAGTATTTATCGAAGAATTAGACAAAGAAATAAATAATAATCCAGCAGAAGTAGCAAGAATGATAGAGTTGCTATTAACTGAAGGAAACAATAACTTCAGAAAAAGGTAG
- the flgB gene encoding flagellar basal body rod protein FlgB encodes MNASKISGTLFEQLNFRAERQKVISSNIANVNTPDYKTKELVFDDELNLAMKNSLQMNQTNRMHMNNIDINSRLSNPRLVEVKGLQEQNDGNNVNLDSQISEQSKNKVILDAIQTAIKRDSRLFRNMIDSSSKI; translated from the coding sequence ATGAACGCAAGTAAAATATCGGGTACTCTTTTTGAGCAATTAAATTTTAGAGCTGAAAGACAAAAAGTAATATCTAGTAATATTGCGAATGTAAATACTCCTGATTATAAAACAAAAGAGTTGGTTTTTGATGATGAATTAAATTTAGCTATGAAAAACTCTTTACAAATGAATCAAACAAATAGAATGCATATGAATAATATTGATATTAATTCAAGATTATCGAATCCAAGATTAGTTGAAGTAAAAGGTTTACAAGAACAGAATGATGGAAATAATGTAAATTTAGACTCACAAATAAGTGAGCAATCTAAAAATAAAGTTATACTTGATGCAATTCAAACAGCAATCAAAAGAGATTCAAGATTATTTAGAAATATGATTGATTCATCTTCAAAAATTTAA
- a CDS encoding FliH/SctL family protein — MADNVYSNAKVINNEENIQKFELGTFVSNGIESSIVENSNTILNDKNINGRVDPVLLEIRNINEKLNQISEKVISIENDGIKGKDIDAQVVQAIKDLKQYAAFFEQATFQMETKLLKTSIALAQKIISIEVGENSAKIAKQTIIFLLEKIKAASKVQIHLNPKDYEILKNELNLESFIELLKDPNVVAGGVVIASDLGNFDGSIESKVSSMLETLDLVI; from the coding sequence ATGGCTGATAATGTTTACTCAAATGCAAAAGTTATAAATAATGAAGAAAATATACAAAAATTTGAGTTGGGAACATTTGTAAGTAATGGTATTGAATCAAGTATTGTAGAAAATTCAAATACAATTTTAAATGATAAAAATATAAATGGAAGAGTTGATCCAGTTTTATTAGAAATAAGAAATATAAATGAAAAGTTAAATCAAATTTCAGAAAAAGTTATAAGTATTGAAAATGATGGTATAAAAGGTAAAGATATAGATGCCCAGGTTGTCCAAGCAATAAAAGATTTAAAACAGTATGCTGCTTTTTTTGAACAAGCAACTTTTCAAATGGAAACTAAATTATTAAAGACTTCTATCGCATTAGCACAGAAGATAATTTCTATAGAAGTTGGAGAAAATTCAGCAAAAATAGCAAAGCAGACAATAATATTTTTATTAGAAAAAATAAAAGCAGCGTCTAAAGTACAAATACATTTAAATCCGAAAGATTATGAAATTTTAAAAAATGAATTAAATTTAGAATCGTTTATTGAATTGTTAAAAGATCCAAATGTTGTTGCAGGTGGAGTGGTAATTGCAAGTGATTTAGGTAATTTTGATGGAAGCATAGAATCTAAAGTTTCTTCAATGCTTGAAACCTTAGATTTAGTAATATAA
- the fliG gene encoding flagellar motor switch protein FliG: MTRVLEDDILRGMSMMEKVARFFVLIGEDSTVKIFQHLPKELVEAISTAITQISSINKDVSLAVLEEFHLYTRSKSFISSGGYDFAKDILYKSLGKEEADEVLAKLSRMKLASQAFAYLDGINPKQLSDFIKDESPHTIAVILAHMDPSKASEVLMQLDEEVRVKVTIQVATIKDVSPDVVRTISSVLEKKLESLLSSIVDVGGVRVVADMLNKMGPKAQDILKNINGIDTVLATKIKDNMFVFEDLLNLDAEYIMKILQGVESTEVAIAMKNTTEEQIEKVTSAMSQRVKERFLEESEMLTKVKIKDIEAAQRKMLDIAQKMIEEGIIERESN, from the coding sequence ATGACGAGAGTACTTGAAGATGACATTCTAAGAGGAATGTCAATGATGGAAAAAGTTGCAAGATTCTTTGTTTTAATAGGTGAAGATTCAACTGTAAAAATTTTTCAACATCTACCAAAAGAGTTAGTTGAAGCTATATCAACAGCAATTACTCAAATTTCATCTATAAATAAAGATGTTTCATTAGCTGTTTTAGAAGAGTTTCATCTTTATACTAGAAGTAAAAGTTTTATTAGTTCTGGTGGATATGATTTTGCAAAAGATATTTTATATAAATCTTTAGGAAAAGAAGAAGCGGATGAGGTCCTAGCAAAACTTTCAAGAATGAAATTAGCTTCTCAAGCTTTTGCATATCTTGATGGAATAAATCCAAAACAGCTTAGTGATTTTATAAAAGATGAATCTCCACATACAATAGCTGTTATTTTAGCTCATATGGATCCTTCAAAAGCATCTGAAGTTTTAATGCAATTAGATGAAGAAGTAAGAGTAAAAGTTACAATTCAAGTTGCTACAATAAAGGACGTTTCACCTGATGTTGTAAGAACAATTTCATCTGTTTTAGAAAAGAAACTAGAGTCTTTATTATCTTCAATTGTTGATGTTGGTGGTGTAAGAGTTGTTGCTGATATGTTAAATAAGATGGGACCAAAAGCACAAGATATACTAAAAAATATAAATGGTATTGATACTGTACTTGCAACAAAGATTAAAGATAATATGTTTGTATTTGAAGATTTATTGAATTTAGATGCTGAATATATTATGAAAATATTACAAGGTGTTGAATCTACTGAAGTTGCAATTGCAATGAAAAATACAACAGAAGAACAAATAGAAAAAGTTACAAGTGCTATGAGTCAAAGAGTAAAAGAGAGATTTTTAGAAGAAAGTGAGATGTTAACAAAAGTGAAAATTAAGGACATAGAAGCTGCTCAAAGAAAAATGCTTGATATTGCACAAAAGATGATAGAAGAAGGTATTATTGAAAGAGAGAGCAACTAA